A stretch of DNA from Elaeis guineensis isolate ETL-2024a unplaced genomic scaffold, EG11 Super_Scaffold_31900, whole genome shotgun sequence:
CCTGCGAAGGATAACGTGGGGCTCCCAAAACCAAAGCTgccgatttttttttctttttttctttttccgggATTATTACGAAAAGGGCCTGACCTCGATGGGTTCGGGTTGGATCGCGAAAGAATgatccgatttttttttttttcaaactaccgaaaaaaaaaattcctttttttttttttttcctgatgttCACCACTGGATCGCCAACGAGAGCCGTGCAGACAGATGAAACTGTTTTAACGGCTGTGTGAGAATGATCCCATAGTTGGATGTGAAAACATCGAATGACCCCATAGTTAGATGCGAAGAGATTGATCATTCTTTTGTACGAAAGATATAATCTGAACTCAATCCCGATCGATTGTTACATGCCGATAAAATTATACCTCGAGTGCATCGGCTAATGCAGGCATCGGTCCACGTTCTCAAAAACTTCGGTTCAAATTTGATGAGAATTCTGTGTAGCTAATTTGGCTGATCGACTAGCAATttgatttttcttaaaatataatgGATGGAGATCGGAAGGGAAGAGGGCAGGTGTGTCCCTCTCTTGTTTTCTTTATGTTTTTTTCCATTGGCACGTCATCTACGGCCGCAATTGGTACGGGAGCTGGAGCCTAGCAACCATCTTCCAAATCAACCAAGACCCATTTCAATCTAGGCCATCTCCTTCAATTTTTAAGTCGGCCAACCCTTTCAAGCTAGTTTTTTCTTTTTGCAACATACTATCCTTTTTTTGCTCGATCTTAGGTCCTCGCACACTAGGATAGAATGGTAAATGAAGGACAGTACATGATTATTGCCTCCCCATCATTTATTTTTCCCTCCAACCGTATTTTTGAACAGAAGGAGGGCTCCTCTATATCTACTGAGCCAAACAACCATTACAttttcttcccttcctccatgtcTTGCCACTGTAATTTTATTGTTGTACCCTTGCTGGCCACCTCTCCTCACCTAACATTAATTTCCACCCTAGGGTGCTGAGCACCACGGCTGGTAAGGCCAAGCCCAACCCCCGTGTTTTCCCTTCACTTATTATTCTTCATTGGATAACGGCCAAAATTCCGCCACTTCACATACTTGAGAAGCCACAACATCGATAAGCCTAGATCCTCTCCAACCTTTTACTCTCTtttatctctctctccttcctttcCCATTTGCGAGGGTCGGAGCCCCTCTCACCACTCAGCCAAGGGATGGTGCAAATCTCCTCTATTTTCTTTCACCACCGATGATAGTATTCATTCCTCCTGCATCTGCTCTTTGTGGTTGGGAGCTATGCTGTAGACGGTGGTCCAGAGTCCCAACAACCGGCCAACCCTCTATCTCTCTtctgttcctttttttttctatctcTTCCTTGACTGTAGATGGTCGTTGAAGAGTTTTCTTGTGCTTATGAGTCGAATAGCAAGTACGTTTATCCTATATGATTTGCTTTATAATGCTTAAACTGAATATCAATTTGAGTATTAAAgtttaattattaatattattcaTGTTGTGTATATCAGATATCATGTATGCTCTGCATaaaatgaatttttcaaaatttgGATCAATCATGAATTGTATTAATATTATTCTATCAAAATATTTATTGATTTTATCAGGTGTGATGTTTTGCTTTCTAGTCTAACTATAATCACATTGGTCACTATAAAAATATTGAATATTAGTGacgatattagtgatgaaaaaaatttcatcactaataatacctTTTAGCCACTACAAaatcgatcaaaaattttatcatcgctaatattattagcgacagtaatttaattattagcaacggtAAAAGTCGTTATTAAcactgtttaatttttttttaatttttataatatttaaatataaactaATTACTAGCGACGGTCAACtggggttattagcgatgaaaattttgccgttgctaataatttttttaaaatctaaataataatttaaaaatataatttttttaaaaaaatattattagtgacAGTGATactttttcgttgctaataatccaGAAAATGGTttgggttcaattcgaatccaattcgaacccgattcgaatctaattcataattctatcaaacataatttaattaggatttgaatccaagtcctacttgaattGTTAAATCCAATTACtttcaaattaagtcaaacctaattaaatttaatctgatttaaattaattaagagaaaataatttttaatttagatttaattcgaatacaatttaaatttgattcgaatctaattctaaatcctgtcaaatctaattcaattagattttgaatccaaatcttaattggattataaaactcaattatctttaaattaagtcaagcctaattaaatttaatctaatttaaaccagagaaaatagttttcaatttgggttcaattcaaatccaattcgaatctaattcaaaatcctatcaaacctaattcaattagactttgaatctaaatcctacttagattataaaatctaattagtctcaaattaagtcaaatctacttaaattaaatttaatttaaattaattaggacttgatccatgattcaatttgaatctaatttgaatctgattcgaatccaattcgaaatcatgtcaaacctaattcaattaggttttgaatccaagtcctacttggattataaaattcaattaatcttaaattaagttaagtataattaaattaaatctgatttaaatcaattaagactggatccataatttaattcgaatctaattcgaacctgattcaaatccaattcgaaatcttgTTCAATTAaactttgaatccaagtcctacttgaattataaaactcaattagccttaaattaaatcaagtctaattaaattacatctaatttaaatcaattaagacttgatccataattaaattcgaatccaattcgaaatcttatcaaatctaattcaattaggctttgaatctatgtcctatttagattataaaaatcaattagcctcaagttaagtcaaatctaattaaattaaatctgatttaaatcaattaggatttgattcatgattcaattcgaatatAATGCAAAtccgattcaaatctaatttaaaatcctatcaaacttaattcaattaagcTTTGAGTCCAAGTCCTACTGGAAATATTAAAACTCAATtaatctcaaattaagtcaagtctaattaaattaaatctaatttaaatcaattaggacttgatccataaattaattaagtccaaaaatttaataaaaaccaTTAATGATTTTTAACCACCCAAAAAATGACTaaagaggaaaaaaattaattattaaaatttaatattaaaaaatttaatagtattaatgatggcattagcgACGGAATAatttatcgtcgctaataattttgaaaaaaaatattattttaaaaattttgaaaaaaaattaatattaaaatttaatattttaaaaaaataatattattaacgaCGACGGATgggtattagcgatggaaactATCGTCACTAATACTCTGACACGTAAAATAGAGTTTTACTGATTGTATTACCGACGGCCTTGTTGCTGTCCGTAATAGTCCGGCAAAATACACCCCCAGCccgtcaaagaaaaaaaaatttcatacttgTTCTCTTTTTTCCCACAAATCCTCTCTCATTCTCCTCCTTCATGGCTTTTCCCATCTCGCCAGCGTCTCCTCCTGACCGACGGCGACCCCCTTTCCCAGTGCATCCTTCCTGGCATTTCCCGCTTCTCGCGCATGATTCTTCCCTGCATCCCGACCCCATTGGTTCAGGAGCTAGTCTCCTTTCAAGCCTTTAGTGTGGTGATTACTGGCACATGCTGCTTGATGGTATATTGTAATTAGAAGTTTTCAAGATATGCTAGTGGGGCGATCACTGACATATGCTATTGGCAACATAATTTTCATGTGATTTTAGAGCTAATATGTTTTTGGTCCTTTAATAGGGTGATCACAAGGGCATACTGATTGATGGTATGTTATAGTCAGAGACTAGTTTCTTTTGGAGTTTGTCATAGATTGATCATGATTATATATAGGCGTAAAGGCTAAGATGGAGAGAGTAGGTTATCCTTCCACACTGGAGATTTGTTTCTTCATAAGatgtattaattattttaaaatttatattgatgAATATATATACTTGTATTGTGTATCCATCAACATGCTTTTATTGAAAAACTTatataatgaaaaattgatatttcATGTATGGTATGCTTGATTTTACTTAACGTGGAGATGACTTACTTAGCTATTAGCTCACATTTGTTTTGCTTGtctttttcaaattccaatgaatAGCATAGATGGAATCATGGGGCTGTGAACAAGAGGATTAGAATCTAGGAATGATCCATTTATCTTTAAATAAAATGCTATATAGCCGATATTGATCGAGTTTAAAATAATGTTGGATCTTGTTTTGTGAATGTTTAAAGATTTAAGAAATCTAGTACCATAGTTTATCCAAACCGATATTATTTGGAATTTTTAAGGGACTGTATATCTTATGGATCAAATCCTATAGGACACATGGACTATTATATGCTTGCTCGTGCCAAAAAGATGGGACTTgatatattttatggtatcagagtttAGATTTTAGATACTTATGATTTAGACTAGGCAGTTAAAAGGGGATAGAAGATATGATAGGACATCCtagaatatttttatctaaaaaaattcccTTGGTATTGAAGGTTTGTCTAATTCACTAATAATTCCGAACCTAATTTCTTCTTATAGGTATAGGTTGAGATGGTATGTCTTGACCTTGCCAAGGGATCCCGAGCAACTAGCAGTTGCTGCATGATGGTCATCACTCGAGTAGCTAGGACACACACACCTCACGCCTCTTCTACCTTTTACACCTCGCACCTCTTTTAGCTTTGGGATAGTTGATAGCCCATTGATAGGAAGGGCAAGCAGATGGAATGCTAGATCGACCTACCATCAAGATGACACCCACCCCTATCAATGTTGACAACAAATCAGGGGGTTGGCAAAGTTCCGAGATGTCAAGGCTTCTGGATGGCAGATTTTGTTTAGGTCATAACCGGTCTTCTATAGCAGATGCAGCATACAGAACAATCAAGAACCAAGATTGGGCACTCATTAAGCTTAAAGAAAGGCATTACTAAATTCAAGAAAATGACACCATTAATCTTCGAGGGGTCTTCTAAATCTGAGAGATCCTGAAATGGCTGAAGGGGATGGAGAAGGATTTTACTGTCCTGGACTGCATATATTAGGAGAAGATCCTTTGTCATATTGCAAggtaaaaattataaatgataGGCATGCGGAGTTTATGAATTAAGTTGACCCATGACAACATGACCGTCGTCCGGTACGAAGCGAAGTTTATAGAATTATCCTATACTACTATTACTCTTTAATTACAATAAAACCTTAAtagttttaaatattttaaataaaaaaggaatagaaGTTTTAAAAAATCAGAAAGAATTAAATAAAGTATATTTTGATGGTATATTTGATCGGAAATCATCTGCCATGCATCATTCACATTGCTACCGGTTCCAAATTAAAGCAGTAAGAATTAATACAGCACGCCAGCTAACTGAAGTACATTTATGAGTTACCAAAACGTCTGTCTATTTACTGCTATTCCCCAACTTCACTTTCTTGCTGCAGCTGACTGCAACTCGAGCAAAAGATTAGCAGTACATATCTCCCTGCAAAAGCCTTTCCTAAGATGAACATATTTATTGGCTTCTGATATTCTGCAGTACTGAAACAGCATGCCTTGCTTAtgaacaaaaaagaagaagaagagactaGAACAGTCCCTCTATGCCTTTCGGTTCTCATTGAGCCTCGATGCTGCTACCACCGACGCCGCCACGCCCCCCTCCGACTCTCCCTGACCCCGGTTCCGCTGATCCGCATCCGCCACCGTCTGTGCGTCTTCCCGTGTCACCACCTTGTCCCTCGGAATCTTCGACGTCGCATCGCTTAGAACGTCACGGAGACTGACTTCTTCCTCCTCGCCGCGGGCGTTGGAGGCCGCCGCTGCCTGTGCCTCTGAGCCCACGCCCCCGGGCGTCCACGTGCCTTCTAGCCCCGTTGCCCGGGCCTCGGCCGACTGGATCGCCGCCGCATCGGCGCCGTCCACCTTTTTCTCTCCATCGACCGTCAACGCCGCTGCTTCCAGTGCCTCCCCCATCGTCACCGGTTCACCCTCCTGCGCTGCCCCTCCAGCGGCCGGCGCCGGAACTGCGAACTGTGCCACAACCTGAAGTATAGAGTTGAAACGGGTAAAAGGTAGGGGTAGCAAACGGGTCGGATTGGTCGTAGATGGGTCGGGCCATAAACAGATCATAAAATGATCGAATCAAATTCGATCGTTCCGAATCAAAAATTTAAgatggatcaaaaatttaaatttaaaattagtctgtttaataaatagataattAATTCACTCCaattcatttaatttatttattaaataaattaaattaaattaaaaaaattaaatgagttaaatagattaaatagatcagattaaacagattttaaacagattaaatagatcttaaatgaattaaacagattaaatagatcgaattatatagatcaaaatagattaaacagttaaacagattaaatggattatctgactcaatttaatctaaatattaaacaaatcaaacggatcagatatctaaaactcaTATTCGACCGACTTGTTAAACGGATTGATccgtttatgatctgaatttatttaatttaaatttaaatttatttataataaattaaatatgaatcAAATTGATAAGTTGGATCATATTTTGTTAATCCCAGTAGATGGGATAGCTGGTCCTTGACTACTATAACAGTCCGTATAATACTTTTCATTTTGAAACTTGGAGAGATGTTAATACCTGGCCGCCAGTGGAAGCGGTAACGAGGCGTTTCCCTGGGAGATCGGTCTCGGCGACGACGAGCCCGGGGTCATCACGGTTGAGGAGGGCATCTCGCTCGCTGCCTGGAGCCACGGGTCCCCGGAGACGGGGAGCACGTCGCCGGGCTTCATGGGCTCGGCCTGTCCGCTTTGAGATTGACGTCTCTGGGAATGCTGCTGGCTCGTGGCCTTTGGGCTGGTGGGACGAAATCGCTATTGCAGTGTAAATAATAAACAAAGGTACACATGGTGTACACGCGGTGCGGGGGTGTAAGTGTAGCTGAGAGGACGGATGTTATCACGACGCGTTGCTTCCTTAGTGAACAGATGGAGAGTAGAGAGACGGGCTCGTGGCTTCTTCGCGTATGCAAACGTGGTCGAGTCTTGGGTCTGATTGGTTTCGTTTTTCCTTTTTCCGTGCGGAAGAAGAGGCGGCGGAATTTTTTTCTGTGGGTGCAAAAGTTTTCCAACAATTAATCATTCGATCCCGGCTGTAATATAAAAACTATGGAAAATTTATCAAGATCAATTCTCCTATTATTTCGCAAAATTCGACCTAACTTAGCATTAAAGAGCTTCTGGTCAAATTAGCTCCGACAACCTTCAAGTTCTATTCTATTTTGTGTACAGAACAACGGCattgtaaaaatttaaaatcttatctaaaaaaattaattaaaatatattatttatatttttttgattttgtataAGTACTTAAGATCTTTACAGCAAATAACTGATGTAAAACTAAATATATGTTTGCATGAGTCCTCACATACTTTCCTCATAAATTCTACCATCCTTACTAAGCTAAGGATCCAAATCCATACTTTCATTCATAAACACCACGATCGGCTCATAGTCAGTCCCACTAAATCCGTACTATAATATTCTCTAGTCCACATAAGTGATGGACTGGATTGATTCTAATATCATTAATAACAATTCAAGATTTCACTCAAAAAAACTAGCCAGAAATTATTATTTGAGTTATCTAGTCTTATATAAgtatcctaaatttttttgataaataatcgATGTAGGACTAAGCACGCATCCATACAGATCCTTACAGATATATCCCAGATTTTCTTTCCTTTAAAGTGCAAATCCAACGTCAGTGACCTTCTAATAGACCAGCAAAgtctaaaggaaaaaaaaaaaaaaaaaaaaaaaagaaaaaaaaaaagatgacacTACTTTTTGGCagctttttatcattttttttgcttttattgGTGATGATAAAAAACTAATAGCCGCAAGAACAAATTATTGCTCAAAAGGAAGGATAAAAGGAATCAATTCTTCCAAATGTATAAGCAATTTCTAGGATTGCAAATAAATCACGCCATGACCTAACCTATTACCAATCCAATTAAATCTCACCTGACTCGTATTTGTGGACCCATGACTTAGATCAGGGTCAAAATTATACTGAAACTAAAATCTAAGTTGGTTTTGGGTTTATATTTTTCCACCTGAGAAATCTAACCCAACCTGTATATCATCCAAgactaatttcaataaaaaaaaaaaagaaatgcttAACCTAGCTCAAGTCCGATCATTTCTGACCCAAAAATCCGAAATATATAAACCTTCTCTTTCACTTTGCATATCTTTTGCAATTTATTGAATGAACTCTCGTTCAAACTAATTCCTCTATTTTTCATCTCACAATTGCATCtccttttatctatttttttttacttagTTACATTTAAACATTCACATTTTATTATTTGACTTGATAGATTTATTTATAATGCCCTCaagtgtgtatatgtatgtatctatatatgtattaaAACAAAGACATTAATCCCCATTCACCGTGTATTTACTTTCTCTATTTGACGCGTGTAGGGTTTTAGAGAGGAGGTGTTTTGATTTTGATAGAGCATGAGGAATTcatgatatgcaaaaaaaaaaaaaaaaaaaaaaaaaaaaaaccaggtGCAAAAGGAATTCACGatgtgcacaaaaaaaaaaaaaaaaaagctctagaCTCCATGATCAGTTTTCTCCGTAAATTTTTCTTGCCACCGACTCTATGACCCTCCACAAGATCATGGGATTCGTAGgccacccttctctctctttattaAGAAATACGAGCTCCAGACTCCGTGATGGGTTTTTTTCTTGCAGGTTTTACTCGCCATTGACTCTGTTGGGGTAAGTCAATCGACTCCCAACTCAGATCAACCAACTGCTGACTTCGACTCAACAACAGCCGACCAACTAGACATATAATCCCGACCGATTCTACATTGGTTGATTATACGATTCCGACTCTTCATCGACAACTGAGTGAACCGTACCGGTCTACTGCcggctgaccgactaatgattcgactactatCGATCGACAGCGGACGACTTAGACTGACGGACATAATAAAACTACTAGCTGACGGTCACTCAtggattctaccgacatatggtcggttCTACTGACATATGTtcggctaatctgctcaacatGCCATAACCGTCACGAATGTTTACCGACCACATATCACGGCATGATCAATGAAAATTAACGGTTCACTACGTGATTATGGTCTGATGATTTAGCAATATAAAATACGGGACCACGTCTGACGGTTATGAAAacttcatctataaaaggggataaGAGAAATAGGGCTGGTAAGCCAACTCTGGGCTAAAACTCTGCTATTGCTTACATTCAACTTCTGTTCACCAACTTTCctctctgacttaggcatcggaggatcctcgtcgGACCCAATCCGATCTGCGTGGATGCTGTTTTGTAGGTGTTCGTTCCTGATGACAGGTgatggagagttggccgcaacagattggcgcatcAGGAAGGAGAGCAGCAATCGCATTCACTATAGTGAAAATCAGGGCCCAGCATTCTACTGCAACTGGGTTGGCGAGATACTCTTCCTGTCAGGAAGAGGTTCCTCCCCTTTCTCTAGTAGCAGAGTCTAGTTCTTCACGTCTTGTGATTACCATGAACGTCCAGATTGCTGCACTCATGCAGCAGATGAATATCCTCATggaggcagtcaaaagcctccaatagCAACAAACCCAGCAACAACAGCCACCGACAGAGCAACCGAGGGTACAATCGGTGCCGTCCAAGCACAACCGCCGTCATCCACGACAATCACCATCTCCTTCTCCGAAGCGACCATCTCAGCTTCTCCGTCGAGATGAACAATGATATTCTCAGCACTCTCGGCGTGCCACTCATCGTTCTCAATgttccccctctccttcccatctcaatAGTATTAGGAAGGGGAAACGATCATGAATGTCCTCCGTGTCTCTTTTAAACTTGTCGGATGGTTCTACCCCCGAAGTTTTCCAATGATGATTCGATGATTATAAACGTAAATTCCAAAAGATCAATCGCCAACTCGCTCAgcttcaagtggaaggtcggaagtcctccaacgactacaATTTCTACACCGTCCAGTCACTTTTTCAGCACGTCTTGGACCAACCAATCCCATCTCGGTTCAAGATACCTcaggtggagccatacgatggatcTATCGACCTGATCGACCActttgagagctacaaggctctcatgacgattcaaggagtGACCAACGCCCTCTTATGTATCGGCTTTTCGGCAACTCTTCAGAAAGCTGCTCGAGCTTGGTACTCTGAGCTTCAATCGGGAGGCATATATTCTTTTGGACAGCTAGAatattctttcgtggctcacttcagcaccagtcgaaggcCACCACGAActtctgatagtctcttctcgTTTAAGCAAGGAGAGACTGAAACACTTCGGGATTTCGTGGCTCGTTTTAATGCGGCAACGCTTAAGGTCAAAGACCTCAATGAAAATAtgactatctcggccatgaaaagaGATCTGAGGGGATCTCAATTCACATATTCTTTGGATAAAACTTTCTTTAAACTTATACTGAATTTCTGAagcgtgcatacaaatatatgcgtACAGACGAAAAAGCTTCTAACAGGTGTCAAATAGAAggcaaaagtcagaagaagaagaaacagaagaagggAGGAGCTCTAGTCGAATCAAGTCAGTCACCgtccaataagcgagcttcacctcgaCGATGGAGTCCAAGGAAGGGTaacggcaggtatgactcctatactccttttTTCGCTATTCATGAGCAGATCCTTATGGAGAttgaaggagcggaatatctacgacaccCCCACCAATGAAAGCATT
This window harbors:
- the LOC105035426 gene encoding late embryogenesis abundant protein 31-like — protein: PSSQLHLHPRTACTPCVPLFIIYTAIAISSHQPKGHEPAAFPETSISKRTGRAHEARRRAPRLRGPVAPGSERDALLNRDDPGLVVAETDLPGKRLVTASTGGQVVAQFAVPAPAAGGAAQEGEPVTMGEALEAAALTVDGEKKVDGADAAAIQSAEARATGLEGTWTPGGVGSEAQAAAASNARGEEEEVSLRDVLSDATSKIPRDKVVTREDAQTVADADQRNRGQGESEGGVAASVVAASRLNENRKA